The nucleotide window GCGACATCGCCAAGGACGTGATGGACGTGGTGGGCGGCAAGGGCATCATCCTGGGCCCGCGCAACTTCGCCGGCCGCGCCTGGCAGGCCTCGCCGATCGCCATCACGGTGGAAGGCGCCAACATCATGACCCGCAGCCTGCTGATCTTCGGCCAGGGCTCGATCCTGTGCCATCCGTACATCATCAAGGAAATGCGCGCGGCGCAGGATCCGGACACCCAGGCCGGCATCCAGCAGTTGGACGCCGTGCTGTATCCGCACATCGGCGGCGCGATCTCCAACGCCGTGCGTTCGTTCTGGTTCGGCATCACCGGCTCGAAGATCGGCGCCGCACCGGGCGATGCCTACACCAAGAAGTTCTTCCGCAAGCTCGACCGCTACGCGGCCAACCTGGCCCTGCTCACCGACATCTCGCTGGGCGCGCTGGGCGGCAAGCTGAAGTTCAAGGAATCGCTGTCCGGACGCCTCGGCGACGTGCTCAGCCACCTGTACATGATGGGCGCGGTGCTCAAGCGCCACCATGACGAAGGCGCGCCGGAAGCCGACAAGCCGTTGCTGGCCTGGGCCTTCCACAACAGCGCCTACGAGATCGAACTGGCGCTGTCGCAGGCGCTGCGCAATTTCCCGATCAAGCCGCTGGGCTGGCTGCTGTGGCCGGTGGTGTTCCCGTTCGGTCGTCGCGCCGTGGCCCCAGGCGACCGCCTGAGCCATCGCGTCGCCATGCTGCTGATGGCGCCCAACGAGGCGCGCGACCGCCTGGGCCAGGGCGTGTTCCTGACCGCGTGCGAGAACAACCCCGGCGGCCGCATCGACAGCTACCTGGCCGCGGCCGTGGCCGCCGAGCCGGTGGAGCGCAAGTTCCTGAAGGCGCTGAAGACCAAGGACATCGAAGCCCTGGACTACGGCGCGCAGCTGGACGAAGGCGTGCGCGAGGGCTGGATCACCGTGGAGGAGCGCAAGCAGCTGGAAGAACTGCGTGCGATCACGCTGGATACGATCACGGTGGACGATTTCGACGTGCACGAGCTGCGCGCCGCCAGCTACTACGACCTGCCGCAGCACAAGCGGCAGCCGCGCGAAGCGGCCTGACGTCCACCCCGGAAGACACGACGACGGCGGGCATGTCCCGCCGTCGTCGCGACAGGAGCCCACGATGAGCGCCGACGTCCTGAAGATCTACCGCAGCCTGAGCCGCAAACCCCTGGGCCACTGGCTGTTCTCGCGCCTGATCTGCTTCAAGGCACCCTACTTCGGCAGCATCGGTCCGCGCATGCTGCGGCTGGAACCCGGCCGCGGCGAGGCGACCATCCGGCACCGCCGTTCGGTCACCAACCACCTGGGTACCGTGCACGCCATCGCGCTGTGCAACCTGGCCGAGTTCGTCGGCGGCTTGACCACCGATGCCAGCATCCCGCGCTCGATGCGCTGGATCCCCAAGGGCATGACCGTCCAATACCTGAAGAAGGCCGTGGGCACCATGCACGCCGTCGCCACGCCGGCCTTCCCGCCGCACGAGTCGGCAGAAGGCTACGACCTGCCGATGGACGTGGTGGTCAGCGACCCCCAGGGCGAACCCGTGTTCCGCGCCCGCATCGGCATGTGGGTGTCGCCGAAGCCTCCACGCGCCGACTGACGCAACGCGGTCGTGGGAGCGATGCAAGTCGCCAACGGCCCGTCCGGAAGCCCGGCACGAACCAACGCAAGGCATCGCGACTGGCGTCGCTCCCCCATCATCGTTGCCGGGGCCGGATCAGCGAAGCCAGACGGCTGCCAGCGCGGCGATCGCGGGCAGCCCCTGCACATAGAAGATGCGCCGGCTGACGCTCCACGCGCCGTACAGCGCGGCCACGACCACGCACAGCAGGAAGAACACCACCACGTTCCATTGCGCGGTCAGCAGACTCCACAGCAGGCCGGCTGCAAGGAAGCCGTTGTACAGGCCCTGGTTGGCGGCCAGCACACGGGTGGTCTCGGCCTTCTCCGGCGTATTGCGGAAGGTCTTCAAGCCGGCGGGCCGGGTCCAGAGGAACATTTCCAGCACCAGGAACCAGGCGTGCAACGCCGCCACCAGCACCACCAGCACCGCTGCGATCACATCCATCCCCGCCTCCCGTCGTGTGCCGGCAGCATAGCGGCTATGCGCGGATACGTCAGGCGTTGGTGGCCGCCGGGGACGTGCCCGCCGTCGCACGTTCGGACGGCAATCTGGATTCCTCGCGCAGCAGGCGCCAAGCGCTGAAGGTCATCGCGCTGGCCACCAGCAGGCCGGCGCCGAACACGACGTTGGAGCCGAACGCGGACAGGAACTTGTGCAGCCATACGAAGCTCAGGTCGCCGCCGCGATAGATGACGGTGTCGATGGCAGCGCCGGCCTTGTAGCGCCATTCGCGCCCGACCCGCGTGTAGATGGTCTCGCGCGCCGGTTTGGCCAGCGAGAATTCGCTGGCCCGGGTGACGACCTGCACGATGGCCACCATCAGCGGCAGCGGCGATGCGGTCAGGATCGAATAGCCCAGGATGATCGCGCAGCCGGGGATCAGCAGCGCGGGGCCGATGCCGAAGCTGCGCAGGAGCCAGCGTGTCAGCAGCAGCTGCACAAGCAGCGTCAGCACGTTCACCGCCGTGTCGATGCTCGCGTAGTACGCCGTGCTGGCGGTGGGGTCGGTGTAGTACTGGCGGACGATCGCGGCCTGCTCGTTGTATAGCAGCGTACCCACGCCGACCCCCATGACGACCAGGCAAGCCAGCCAGCGCAGCAGCGGCTCGCGCGCGATGAGCTTCAGGCCGGCCAGGATCTCGCCCCCCATCGGCTGTTCGCCGCTGACCGCCTTGCGCTCGCGCTCGCGCGCGACCGCCCACAGGCGCAGGCGCAACTGGCAGAACACGCACACCACCAGGAACCCCGCCGAGACCAGCATCAGGTTGGCAATGCCGATCCGTTCGACGAAGGTGCGCGTCAGCACCGGGCCGAGGATCGCGCCCACGGTGCCCGCCGCACCGATGTACCCGTAGTACTTGCGCGCCTCCGCATTGCTGAACACATCGGCCATGAAACTCCAGAACACGGCCACCGCGAACAGGTTGAACACCGCGATCCACAGGAAGAACGCCATGCCGCGCCCGGGCATGCCGCTGTCGAACAGCACGTAGAACAGCAGCAGCGTGCCGATGAAGAAGCCGTAGACCGCCGGCAGGAACACCCGGCGCGGATACCGGCTGACCAGCCAGCCGTATGCCGGCTGCAGCAACAGCATGATGATGAACGTGCAGGTGAAGAGCACCTGCAGGGTGAAGTCCTTGAGCGCCATGCCGCGCGCGGCGAAGAACTCGATCATCGCCGGCGGGAACACCGCCTGGACATCGTTGGATGCGCCCATCGCCTCGCGCACCGGCCGCAGCACGTAGTAGCCGGAGAGCAGGCAGAAGAAATAGACGAACGCCCACAGCAGCGGCGGCGACTCGGTCATCGCCATGCGGAATCGGCCGAACCGGGTGGTCGCTGGAGGGGACGGGTGCATGGGGCGCGGCCTGTGATCGCATCATCGGGACGCGGGCACCGCCCGCCTGTGGCGCGCAAGGTATCCGATGCACTGCAACATCGCCAGCCTTTTCACGACAGGCAGGCGGGACGGATGCAGGCCGGTACGTACGCGCGCGGGAGCGTCGGCGCGACAGAGCATTTGCTCTATCCCCCCCGGCTAGGTTCGGCCGGTCTTGGCCATCGGGCAGCATGTGTACGACTACATCATCGTGGGCGCCGGCTCGGCCGGCTGCGTCCTCGCTCATCGCCTGAGCGAAGACCCGGCCTGCCGCGTACTGCTGCTGGAAGCCGGGCCACGCGACTGGCACCCCTTCATCCACATGCCGGCCGGCCTGGCCAAGCTGGTGGGTCAGAAGGGCGTGAACTGGAACTACGACACTGCGCCCGAGCCGCACCTGCACGACCGGCGCCTGTGGTGGCCGCGCGGCAGGGTATTGGGTGGCTCCAGTTCCATCAACGCCATGTGCTACATCCGCGGCGTACCGCAGGACTACGACGACTGGGCCACGGCCGGCGCGCAGGGCTGGGACTGGAACAGCGTGCTGCCCTACTTCCGCCGTTCGGAGCGGAACAGCCGCGGCGCGGACGCCCTGCACGGTGCCGAAGGCCCGCTGCATGTCTCCGACCTGCGCTACACCAACGCATTGTCGGCGGCATTCATCGAGGCGGGCGTGCAGGCCGGCTACGCCCGCAACCCGGACTTCAACGGCAGCACGCAGGCAGGCTTCGGCCTTTACCAGGTCACCCAGAAGGAGGGCGCACGGTGTTCCGCCGCCGTGGCCTATCTGGACCCGGCGCGCGGTCGCCAGAACCTGGACATCGTCACCGGCGCGCTGGTGCGGCGCATCCTGCTGGACAAGGGCCGCGCGATCGGCGTGGCCCATGCACGGGGCGGCCACGAGGTCGTCGCGCGATGCCAAGGTGAGGTCCTGCTCTGCGGTGGCGCGATCAACTCGCCGCAGTTGCTGATGCTGTCGGGCATCGGCCCGGCCGACCATCTGGCAGCGCACGGCATCACCGTCCGGCACGCGCTGCCCGGCGTGGGCCGCAACCTGCAGGACCACCTGGACATCTGCACGCTGCAGCACAGCACCCAGCGGGTGACCTACGACCGCACCAGCGAGTTGAAGACCGCCTTCGACTACTTCCTGCGCGGACGTCGCGGCCCCGGCACCAGCAACATCGCCGAGGCCGGCGCGTTCGTGCGCTCGCCGCTGGCGCCGGACGAGCGTCCCGACATCCAGATGCATTTCGTGCCGGCGATGCTGGACGACCATGGCCGCCACCGCCTGCCCGGCGACGGGTATACGGCCCATGCCTGCTTTCTGCGCCCACGCAGCCGCGGCCGCATCCTGCTGGCCAGCGCGGACCCGCGCGCGGATGCGCGCATCGAAGCGAACTACCTGAGCGATCCGGAAGGCTTCGACCTGAAGATGATGGTCGAGTGCGCGAAGCTCGCGCGCGAACTGCTCGCCCAGCCTGCGTTCGATCCCTACCGCGGCGCCCCCATCCATCCGGCCCGCAGCGACCTGACCGACGCGGAACTGATCGAGTTCATCCGGGCCAAGGCCGAAACCGTCTACCACCCGGTCGGCACCTGCAGGATGGGGCTGGACGATGGGGCGGTGGTGGATCCGGCATTGCGCGTACGTGGGCTGGAAGGCCTGCGCGTGATCGATGCCTCCGTGATGCCCACCCTGATCGGCGGCAACACCAACGCGCCGACCATCATGATGGCCGAGCGCGCTTCGGACCTGGTCCGCAACCGGCCGGTGCTCTCCGCCGCGCCCATTCAGCCGGCACGACCCGAGCCTGAGGCGATTCCGCTGGCCTCCGCCGGCTGAGGTCGGCGCGCCCCGGCGGCGTGGCCGGTCTTCACGCCGCAGTGGGCCGAATGCACCGCCCGCCACGGGGATCCATGGCCCGGAACTTGCACGTGCACACGAGGCGTCCGCCATGCGGCCGCGCGCCTGCGCGTATTCAGGCGACGCGCACCGTGTGCCGAAGTGGGACGCCCGGCACATCTGCAATCTTCAGCAGGATGAACGACATGGCCCTCGAACCTCCCGCGGTTTGTGCAATGGAAAAAAGCGGCGTTATGATCCCGGACAGCACCAGCTTTCGCAGGGCGTCACGCACGATGAAACCGAAGACGAGCCGGCGATCGCCGCATTCCCTGCGGATCGCCCTGATTGGCATGATGCTTCCGCTGACCCTGTCGTCCACGGCGCAGACGCCGCTGCGCTGGACATCGCCGGGTACCGGGTCCGATGCCGCGGTTTCCGGCGTGGCCACCGCCAGCACCGCTCCGTACGTGTCCCCCACCCAGCCGCGCCTCTACCGCACCGCGCTGGCGGGCCAGGACATCCGCCCGCTGGCCGCCGGTTTCGATGTGCGCGCCTTCGAGACGATGGCCGAGCACCTGACGGTGGGCCAGCGCGTGCCGGGACTGGCCATGGCCATCGTCCACAACGGGCGCGTGCTCAGCGCGCGCGGTTACGGCGTCACCGATGTGGTCAACCCGCAGCAGGTCGACGCGCATACCGTGTTCCGCCTGGCGTCCCTGTCCAAGTCCTTCGCCAGTACGCTGACCGGCCTGATGGTGCAGGACGGCTCGCTGCGCTGGGACAGCAAGGTCAACCAGTACGTGCCCGGTTTCCAGCTGAGCGACCCCGTGGCGACCTCGCGCGTGACCGTGGCGGATGTGCTGAGCCACAGCGTGGGGCTGCAGGCGCACAACGCCTTCGACCGCGACATCGAGGCCAATGCCGAGTACTACGATGTCGCGCGCAAGCTCGCCTACGCGCCACTGAAGTGCGCGCCCGGCGAATGCTATGCCTACCAGAACGTCGCCTTCAGCCTGATCGGCGACGTGGTGTTCGCGGCGTCGGGCACGTTCTACGACCAGGCGGTGGATCGTCGCATCTTCAAACCCCTGGGCATGAACGACGCCAGCCTGGGCCTGGCCGGCATCCAGGGCAGTACGCGCTGGGCGCGTCCGCACGTGCGCAGTCGCAACGGCTGGGTTTCGTTGACGCCCAAACCGACCTACTACCGCCTGCCGCCCGCCGCCGGCGTCAATGCCAGCGCCAGCGATCTGGCGCAGTGGCTGATCGCGCAGACGGGCCACCGGCCTGACGTGCTGCCGGCGCCGCTGCTGGCCACCCTGCATGCCCCTGTGGTGACCACGCCGGGCGAGATGCGCGGCGGCTGGCGCCGCGAGCGCGTCCACTCGGCGAGCTATGCCCTGGGCTGGCGCGTGTTCGACTACGCCGGCCAGCAGGTGATCTTCCATGCCGGTGCGGTGCAGGGCTATCGCGGCCTGATGGCACTGGTGCCGGGACAGGATCTGGGCGTGGCCATGGTCTGGAACAGCGACAGCTCGCTGCCCTCGGGCCTGCTGCCGACCATCCTCGACCGGGCCATGGGCCTGCCGGGCGAGCCGTGGGTCGAGACGCCCGCCGACTACGACCTGCTGCTGGCCGAGTCGCCCGATGGCGCTCCGGCACGCGAGCGCAACGACGCGGGCACCTCCTCGCAACGCAGCACCGCCTCGCCCCGGTGAGCGCACGTATGCGCTGCAGCCTCCCTCCCGCAGCGCGCCGGGGCTATTCGGCCGAGGCCTCCATCAGCGCCTTGAGTCTGGCCAGTCCCTTCTCGTAATCCGCACCGATCATCCGGTCGAACAGCAGACCGAGCCATCGCCTGAAAGGATTCAGGCCGTGCGTGCTGTCGAATGCCCAGGTCACCCGTGTTCCTCCGGCTTCCGGCTCCAGCAGATACGTGGCCTGTGCCTGGCTGCCATCGAAATCCAGCGCCACCACGATCCTGCTGTGCGGCTGGCTGGCAACGATCTCCTGGCTGCCGCTACCCACGGCCCGGTTGCCCACCCAGCGCATGCGCGCGCCTGCACCCTGCGCCGGGCCTTCGAAGGTATACCTGGCCTGCGGGTCGTACTCGGCCCACGGCGACCACGCGTTGAAACGCGCGAACGAATCCAGGGTGGCGAAGACCTGCTGGGGACTGCGCTCGATCAGGACGCTGCGCTCGACGTGCGTCGTCGCCGGCAGCAGCAAGCCGCCGCCAACGAAGACCAGCCCGGCCGCGACGATCGTCGCCAGCGTCCATCTGAAAAACTTCATGCCCGTGCTCCAGGGTGGGTCCAGGGCGGTAGCCTAGCCGCTCGCCCATAAAAAAACTCTCCCCCCGCTGGGCACAGGGAGAGAGTCCATGGTGTTACGGCTAATCGGGGTTGGCTTAGATCAGCGGAGCCGGGGTGGCCGGCAGCGCGACCGGGGCCGCTTTCTTCTTGGACTTCTTGGCAGCCTTCTTGGCGGGCTTCTTCGCAGCCTTCTTGGCGGCCTTCTTGGCCGGCTTCTTGGCTACTTTCTTGGCAGCCTTCTTGGCGGTCTTCTTGGCAGCCTTCTTGGCGACCTTCTTCGCCGGCTTCTTGGCGACCTTCTTGGCAGCCTTCTTGGTGGTCTTCTTGGCGGCCTTCTTCGCCGGCTTCTTGGCGACCTTCTTGGCGGCCTTCTTGGCGACCTTCTTCACCGCCTTCTTGGCCTTGGCGACCTTCTTGGCGACCTTCTTGGCGGCCTTCTTCACGGTCTTCTTGGCAGCCGACTTCTTGGTGGCCTTCTTGGCGGCCTTCTTGGCGGCCGGTTTCTTCTTCGCAGCTTTCTTCATTGCCATGTGATGGCTCCTCGTCTGTGAACTATGGTGTTTTACGTCTGGCTACAGCACATCTGCCCGAGGGCAGGCCCAGCTGCAAGAAACGCCGCGGGGATCGGACCCGTCGGCAGCCGCTGCCGCGACACGCGCGGCGATACGGATTCCCCAGGGGCCGGGCGTGCGAAACCCGGCTCCCTACAAATAAGAAAACACCCGCGTCGCCGGGCGATGCGGGTGTCATGGAAAGGGGGCGTTGCGTTTCTGCGGGGGAAGCGAGGCCTGCGTCCACCCCGATCCGGGTGACGATGGACTGTGTTGTCTCTCGCGCTGTCGTGTTGATTCGACTCACTCGCTTCCGCAGCATGCTCTGCTTGGGGCGAAACCTAATCACGGTTTTTCGAGGTGTCAACACCTTCGCGCAACTTTTTTCCGCCCCGCTGTCCGGACCGGATGGCGATGGCGAACGATCGGCGCGCCGGTACCGTCGCCTTCGAGCGGGCACCGTTCGCGGCGACGCGACACACGCATGAAAAAAACATCGGGAAAACGCGCCTTTTCTTTCAACGGGGGTACGCGCAACGACAAGGAGGAAGGTGGATGCGCGCACCTGGCGGCGGCAGCGGCGAGCGATCCGCAGGCTTGAACGCGAGCTAAAAAAATTTTCCGGAAAGGCATCGGATTTCGCGTCGCACAAGCCCGAATGCGCCGAACTGCGCAAACTTTTTCCTCTCCCGCGACCACCGCGTCGGCATGTCCGACGCCTCCGCATCATCGCCGTCGCGCGCTCGCATGGCCGCTGATCGACGGCGCCATCACCTCCGCCATCGATGTGTACCGGCGATTCCGCCCCGTCCTCCGCGGCCCGCATGCGTCCGCAGTCCGCGCTGGGCCGAGGGGTTGCATGCGCTCGCCGGACACTCCGCTCCGGTGTCCACGCGCGGAGCCGTCCTGCGGCCGGCATCCACGACCGCGGAAACGAAGCGGGGAACCGGCAACGAGGGAGATGGGCTCCCTCGCCGCCGGTTCCCCGCCAGGGGACAGCCGGTAGGCCGCTCAGTGGTCTTCGTCTTCGATCAGTTCGGCGTAGTCGTCGGGCGAGAGCAGCTCGTTGAGCTGGTCGGGCTCCTCGGCCTCGATCACGAAGATCCAGCCTTCGCCGTAGGCATCCTCGTTGATCGTCTCCGGCTTGTCCGACAGCGCCGCGTTGACTTCCACGACCTTGCCGGTGACCGGGCTGTACACGTCGGAGGCGGCCTTGACCGACTCGACCACGGCGCTGGCGTTGCCGGCTTCGATGCGATCGCCGACGTTGGGCAGTTCGACATAGACCAGGTCGCCCAACAGGCCCTGCGCATGGTCGGAGATGCCGACGGTGACGCGACCGTCGCTCTCGAGGCGGGCCCATTCGTGGGACTTGAGGAACTTCAGATCGCCGGGAATCTCACTCATGGGGTACTCCGGATCGGTGCGGTAGGTCGGGATGGGAACGATAGTTTAGCGGAGTAAGCCACAGGTGAAGATGGCAGCCTGCGATTCATTCCAGCACGCCCGGCTGGGCCTGACCGTCGCGCACGAACGGGAACTTGACCACGCGCACCGGTACTTCCCTGCCGCGGATGTCCACGCGTACGTCGCCGGCCGCGCCCAGCGCGATGTCGCCGGCGGGAACCCGCGCGAAGGCGATGGCCTTGCCCAGCGTCGGCGAGAAGGTGCCCGACAGGATCTCGCCCTCGCCGCGCGGCGTGAGCACCTTCTGTCCGTGACGCAACACGCCCTTCTCGTCCATCACCAGGCCGATCATCTGCCGCGGCGCCCCCGCGGCCTTCTGCGCTTCCAGGACCGCGCGGCCCACGAACGGGCGGTGCTCGTCCAGCGCGACCGTCCAGGCCAGGGCCGCCTCGTAGGGCGAGACGGTTTCGTCCATGTCCTGCCCGTAGAGGTTCATGCCGGCTTCCAGCCGCAGCGTGTCGCGCGCACCCAGGCCGGCCGGCTTCACCCCGGCGGCCAGCAGCGCATTCCAGAACGCGACCGCCTCGCTTCCCGGCAGCACGATCTCGTAGCCGTCCTCGCCGGTGTAGCCGGTGCGGGTGACGAACAGCGGCACGCCGGCCGCGGTGGAGGCATCGGTGGCGGAGAAGCGGGTCAGCTTGCCCACCTTCGTCCGGTCCTCCTCGCGCAGCAGGCCGTGCACGCGCTCGCGCGCGGCCGGGCCCTGCACGGCGATCATGGCGAAGTCGGGGCGCTCGCTGACCTGCACGTCGAACGCGGCGGCATGGGCACCGATCCACGCCAGGTCCTTCTCGCGGGTGGCGGCGTTGACGACCAGGCGGAAGAAGGCCTCGTCCATGAAGTAGACGATCAGATCGTCGACCACTCCGCCCTGCTCGTTGAGCATGGTCGTGTACAGCGCCTTGCCCGGCTTCTGCAGCTTGTCCACCGAATTGGCCACCAGCTGGCGCAGGAACTCGCGGGCCCGCGGCCCGCGCAGGTCCACCACGGTCATGTGGCTGACGTCGAACATGCCGGCATCGCGGCGCACCTGGTGGTGTTCTTCGATCTGCGAACCGTAGTGGATCGGCATGTCCCAGCCGCCGAAGTCGACCATCTTGGCGCCCAGCGCGCGATGGGTTTCGTTGAGGAGGGTCTTCTGGGTCATGGCGGCTTCCGGGGCGGCAAAGAAGCGCATTATCCCAGAACGCCCCAGTGCGGTGCGCCCCCCATCACAGGCCGTAGTAGGCCTCGTTGACGCAATCGACCGTGCGCGCGTCCAGCACATCGAAGCGCGCATCCGGCAGGCGCAGGCGCCCGGCCCAGGCGACGTCCTTCAGCCATTCGGTCGAGGTGTCGTGCTGCCGCACGATGGCGGCCACGCGCGCATCGTCGCGTCCGTTGACCCGGCACGTGCCGAACTGAAGGTAATAGCCGGGGCGGCCGGCCGGATACGGCAGCGCGTCGGTGATGCGCCACTGTGCGCGGGCACCGTCGCGACCGGCCAGTTGGCCGGCAACGACGAAGCGCGGGACGGGTTCGCCGCCGTCCGTGGTGGAAGGCGAGGCCAGCACGCCGACCGAGTAGTCGCAGACGCGGGCGGGTTCGACCGGATCGGAGACGCAACTCCCGCCCAGTTCGTCCAGGCCGGCGGGATAGGGCGGCATGACCCGACCGATCAGGTCGGCCGCCGTCACCGACAGCGGCGCCAGCAGCGACATCGACCATGCCAGCGTGCTCGAACCCACCTCAGGCCTCCTGCACCTTCAACGTCATGCCGTTCACGGCGATCACGCGCACCCGCACGCCCACCGGCAAGTCCGGGCCTTCCACCGTCCAGAACGCATCGTCGATCTTCACCCGGCCGCGCCCTCCTTCGATGGCCTGGTCGAGCACGGCCACGCTGCCCACCAGCTGTTCGGCGCGCCGGTTCAACAGCGGCTTGTCGCTCTGCCGCCCCTTGCCCCGGAACCACCTGCGATAGACCGCCACCGAGATCAGCGCCAGCACCGAAAACAGCACCGCCTGCGCCAGCCAGCCCAGCCCGGGCGCCACCAGCACCACCACCGCCATCGCCACCGCGGCGAAGCCGAACCACAGCATGAACGCGCCCGGCACCATCGCCTCCGCGGCGAACAGCACCAGCGCCCCGATCGCCCAGAACGCGAACTTGAAGCTCATGTCAGGCTCCCGGCACGCGCGGCGGACGCGCTGGCGCCACCACCTGCTGCTTGGTCAGCGCCTCCTTGGCCAGTTCGGCAATGCCGGCGATGGAGCCGATCACGCCGCTGGCCTCCATCGGCATCAGCACAAACTTCTGGTTCGGCGCCGTCGCCAACTCCTTGAAGGCTTCCACGTACTTCTGCGCGATGAAGTAGTTGATCGCCTGCACGTCGCCCTGGGCGATGGCATTGGACACCAGTTCGGTGGCCTTGGCCTCGGCCTCGGCCAGGCGCTCGCGCGCCTCGGCTTCGCGGTAGGCGGCTTCGCGCTTGCCCTCGGCTTCCAGGATGGCGCTCTGCTTCTCGCCTTCGGCGCGCAGGATCTCCGAGGCGCGCGCGCCCTCCGCCTCGAGGATGGAGGCACGCTTGTCGCGCTCGGCCTTCATCTGCCGGGCCATCGCGTCCACCAGGTCGCGCGGCGGCTGGATGTCCTTGATCTCGATGCGGTTGACCTTCACGCCCCAGGGACTGGTCGCATGGTCCACCACGCCCAGCAGCTTGGCGTTGATGGTCTCGCGCTGGCTGAGCGACTCGTCCAGGTCCATCGAGCCGATCACGGTGCGGATGTTGGTCTGCACCAGCGCGATCATCGCCTGGTCCAGGCTGGACACTTCATACGCCGCCTTGGCCGCGTCCAGCACCTGGAAGAAGACCACGCCGTCCACCTTCACCACCGCGTTGTCCTTGGTGATGACGTCCTGCGACGGCACTTCGAACACCTGCTCCATCATGTTGACCTTGCGGCCGATGCTCTGCATGTACGGGATCAGGAAGTGCAGGCCGGGGGACATGGTGTGGGTGTACCTGCCGAAATGCTCCACCGTGAACTCGTAGCCCTGCGGCACCACCCGGACACCCTTGAAGAAGGTGACCACGATGAACAGCACCACCGCCGCCACCACCAATGTGGAAAGACCGAACTCCATCGCTGACCCCCTGCCTGTGACGATGGTCCGATTATAGGCATGGGCGGTCCCGGCGCCGTGCGCGGGAACTTCCGCAACCCTGCGACGGTATTGCCCGCTGCGGCATCCCTATGTCCGACAGCCCCGGGAATCCCTCCGCTTGAGCCGATCGCAGTTCGCCGTCGATGTCCCGGACCGCCTGGTCGCCCGCGCGCGGACCGGCTGCCGGGAGGCATTCGAGCAGATCTACCGGCGCTTCGAGCGCCCGGTCTTCACCCTGGCGCTGCGGATCTGCGGCAACCGGGAGGATGCGGGCGATGTACTGCAGGACACCATGCTGAAGCTCTTCCACCATCTGCCCGACTACCGGGGCGACTGCCCCTTCTGGGGCTGGCTGCGGCAGATCGCGATCAACGAGGCGCTGCTGCGGCTGCGGCGGCAGAAGCGCCTGGTCGCCG belongs to Pseudoxanthomonas sp. F37 and includes:
- a CDS encoding choline dehydrogenase; protein product: MYDYIIVGAGSAGCVLAHRLSEDPACRVLLLEAGPRDWHPFIHMPAGLAKLVGQKGVNWNYDTAPEPHLHDRRLWWPRGRVLGGSSSINAMCYIRGVPQDYDDWATAGAQGWDWNSVLPYFRRSERNSRGADALHGAEGPLHVSDLRYTNALSAAFIEAGVQAGYARNPDFNGSTQAGFGLYQVTQKEGARCSAAVAYLDPARGRQNLDIVTGALVRRILLDKGRAIGVAHARGGHEVVARCQGEVLLCGGAINSPQLLMLSGIGPADHLAAHGITVRHALPGVGRNLQDHLDICTLQHSTQRVTYDRTSELKTAFDYFLRGRRGPGTSNIAEAGAFVRSPLAPDERPDIQMHFVPAMLDDHGRHRLPGDGYTAHACFLRPRSRGRILLASADPRADARIEANYLSDPEGFDLKMMVECAKLARELLAQPAFDPYRGAPIHPARSDLTDAELIEFIRAKAETVYHPVGTCRMGLDDGAVVDPALRVRGLEGLRVIDASVMPTLIGGNTNAPTIMMAERASDLVRNRPVLSAAPIQPARPEPEAIPLASAG
- a CDS encoding SRPBCC family protein, which codes for MKFFRWTLATIVAAGLVFVGGGLLLPATTHVERSVLIERSPQQVFATLDSFARFNAWSPWAEYDPQARYTFEGPAQGAGARMRWVGNRAVGSGSQEIVASQPHSRIVVALDFDGSQAQATYLLEPEAGGTRVTWAFDSTHGLNPFRRWLGLLFDRMIGADYEKGLARLKALMEASAE
- a CDS encoding hotdog fold domain-containing protein, whose product is MSADVLKIYRSLSRKPLGHWLFSRLICFKAPYFGSIGPRMLRLEPGRGEATIRHRRSVTNHLGTVHAIALCNLAEFVGGLTTDASIPRSMRWIPKGMTVQYLKKAVGTMHAVATPAFPPHESAEGYDLPMDVVVSDPQGEPVFRARIGMWVSPKPPRAD
- a CDS encoding serine hydrolase domain-containing protein; the protein is MMLPLTLSSTAQTPLRWTSPGTGSDAAVSGVATASTAPYVSPTQPRLYRTALAGQDIRPLAAGFDVRAFETMAEHLTVGQRVPGLAMAIVHNGRVLSARGYGVTDVVNPQQVDAHTVFRLASLSKSFASTLTGLMVQDGSLRWDSKVNQYVPGFQLSDPVATSRVTVADVLSHSVGLQAHNAFDRDIEANAEYYDVARKLAYAPLKCAPGECYAYQNVAFSLIGDVVFAASGTFYDQAVDRRIFKPLGMNDASLGLAGIQGSTRWARPHVRSRNGWVSLTPKPTYYRLPPAAGVNASASDLAQWLIAQTGHRPDVLPAPLLATLHAPVVTTPGEMRGGWRRERVHSASYALGWRVFDYAGQQVIFHAGAVQGYRGLMALVPGQDLGVAMVWNSDSSLPSGLLPTILDRAMGLPGEPWVETPADYDLLLAESPDGAPARERNDAGTSSQRSTASPR
- the gcvH gene encoding glycine cleavage system protein GcvH translates to MSEIPGDLKFLKSHEWARLESDGRVTVGISDHAQGLLGDLVYVELPNVGDRIEAGNASAVVESVKAASDVYSPVTGKVVEVNAALSDKPETINEDAYGEGWIFVIEAEEPDQLNELLSPDDYAELIEDEDH
- a CDS encoding DUF1304 domain-containing protein, encoding MDVIAAVLVVLVAALHAWFLVLEMFLWTRPAGLKTFRNTPEKAETTRVLAANQGLYNGFLAAGLLWSLLTAQWNVVVFFLLCVVVAALYGAWSVSRRIFYVQGLPAIAALAAVWLR
- a CDS encoding MFS transporter, whose product is MHPSPPATTRFGRFRMAMTESPPLLWAFVYFFCLLSGYYVLRPVREAMGASNDVQAVFPPAMIEFFAARGMALKDFTLQVLFTCTFIIMLLLQPAYGWLVSRYPRRVFLPAVYGFFIGTLLLFYVLFDSGMPGRGMAFFLWIAVFNLFAVAVFWSFMADVFSNAEARKYYGYIGAAGTVGAILGPVLTRTFVERIGIANLMLVSAGFLVVCVFCQLRLRLWAVARERERKAVSGEQPMGGEILAGLKLIAREPLLRWLACLVVMGVGVGTLLYNEQAAIVRQYYTDPTASTAYYASIDTAVNVLTLLVQLLLTRWLLRSFGIGPALLIPGCAIILGYSILTASPLPLMVAIVQVVTRASEFSLAKPARETIYTRVGREWRYKAGAAIDTVIYRGGDLSFVWLHKFLSAFGSNVVFGAGLLVASAMTFSAWRLLREESRLPSERATAGTSPAATNA